Proteins encoded together in one uncultured Desulfosarcina sp. window:
- a CDS encoding DUF3842 family protein produces the protein MKAPERKRVCVIDGQGGGIGSTVIKYLKTAHGESIELIALGTNAIAASQMLRAGANRCASGENAICHTAELVECIIGPVSITWANAMLGEVTPRMAEAVTSSQAVKLLLPLFQENAEIVGVVSEPLPHLVQELVEKRLKEVLDHV, from the coding sequence GTGAAAGCACCAGAGAGAAAACGGGTTTGTGTAATCGACGGTCAGGGGGGCGGCATCGGTTCGACAGTGATCAAGTATCTCAAAACGGCCCATGGTGAATCGATCGAGCTGATCGCTCTGGGAACCAATGCCATTGCCGCGTCTCAGATGCTGCGGGCCGGAGCCAACCGTTGCGCGTCGGGGGAAAATGCCATCTGCCACACCGCGGAGTTGGTGGAATGCATCATCGGTCCGGTCTCCATCACCTGGGCCAATGCCATGCTTGGCGAGGTGACGCCCCGCATGGCCGAGGCGGTGACGTCCAGCCAGGCGGTCAAGCTGCTGCTGCCCCTGTTTCAGGAAAATGCCGAGATCGTCGGGGTCGTGTCCGAACCGCTGCCTCACCTGGTGCAGGAACTGGTGGAAAAACGTTTGAAGGAGGTACTCGATCATGTGTGA
- a CDS encoding fused MFS/spermidine synthase — MLSLFVAGCFFLSGMASLVYEVIWVRLIETLIGGAPFAVATVLCVFMAGMALGSYLAGRLVDRLAGRSALLSLYGLLEIGIGVYAVAVPFLIQAADPLYQTIYNMLPPCFLTYRMAAFLSSVLILAVPAGLMGATLPVLCRFYVLRLDHVGARTGLLYGLNTAGAALGVILCGFLLIETLGVSTTLGMFACLNGLIGLSCIVVSRFAAVDGRRLAESRASERPCPNTGMLDNAGRIKMRWGISLFAVSGFCAMAYEVFWTRLLGPVYGSTSYCFTLVVAAFIVGLAVGSLLFARLADHARHPLLWLAGTQAAAFITALGVSQILGNGQFVFAGLDHAFPGYFLHLVPAQSTVSFVLMLVPTLLLGAAFPLVNRLCIRTLADTGRSVGTAYALNTVGGLLGSFVAGFALIPWLGEMNGLRLVLSIQFLAAGFALLDVTRLEKSDSRIRLAVVGLMAVGLLLVAHYPSLHTDLLSWISAH; from the coding sequence ATGCTATCTCTTTTCGTCGCCGGTTGTTTCTTCCTATCCGGAATGGCCAGTCTGGTCTACGAAGTCATCTGGGTCCGGTTGATCGAAACGCTCATCGGCGGCGCGCCCTTTGCCGTGGCCACAGTGCTGTGCGTGTTCATGGCCGGAATGGCCCTGGGCAGCTATCTGGCCGGACGGCTTGTGGACCGGCTCGCCGGGCGCAGTGCGCTCCTGTCTCTTTACGGCCTGCTTGAAATCGGCATCGGGGTTTACGCCGTGGCCGTACCCTTCCTGATCCAGGCCGCTGACCCACTCTACCAGACGATTTACAACATGCTGCCGCCCTGCTTCCTAACCTATCGGATGGCCGCCTTTTTGAGTAGCGTTCTCATTCTGGCGGTGCCCGCCGGGCTCATGGGGGCCACGCTGCCGGTGCTGTGCCGCTTTTATGTTCTGCGGTTGGATCACGTCGGTGCCCGAACCGGCCTGCTGTATGGGCTCAACACCGCGGGTGCGGCTTTAGGGGTGATCCTGTGTGGATTTTTGCTGATCGAAACCCTTGGGGTATCGACCACCCTTGGGATGTTTGCCTGCCTCAACGGCCTGATCGGTCTGTCCTGTATTGTGGTTTCTCGCTTTGCAGCCGTTGACGGCCGCCGGTTGGCAGAATCGCGGGCATCTGAAAGGCCGTGCCCGAATACGGGGATGCTCGATAATGCTGGTCGTATAAAAATGCGCTGGGGCATTTCGCTATTCGCCGTGTCCGGGTTTTGCGCCATGGCCTACGAAGTCTTTTGGACGCGCTTGCTCGGACCTGTCTACGGCTCCACCAGCTATTGTTTCACCCTTGTGGTGGCCGCCTTTATCGTCGGTCTCGCCGTGGGCAGTCTTCTCTTCGCTCGCCTGGCTGATCACGCCCGCCATCCACTCCTCTGGCTGGCCGGCACCCAAGCAGCCGCCTTCATAACAGCCCTTGGCGTCAGCCAGATCTTGGGAAACGGTCAATTTGTTTTTGCCGGATTGGATCATGCATTTCCAGGTTATTTTCTCCATCTTGTTCCGGCTCAATCCACCGTGTCGTTCGTCCTGATGCTGGTGCCGACCCTTTTGCTGGGCGCTGCCTTTCCGCTGGTCAATCGTCTTTGCATCCGGACGCTCGCCGATACGGGACGATCCGTAGGAACAGCATATGCCCTGAATACCGTGGGCGGGTTGCTCGGTTCTTTTGTCGCCGGGTTTGCACTGATTCCCTGGTTGGGAGAGATGAACGGCCTGCGTCTGGTTCTCTCGATCCAGTTTTTGGCGGCCGGTTTTGCGCTGCTGGATGTTACAAGACTCGAAAAAAGCGATAGTCGGATACGATTGGCCGTTGTGGGCCTGATGGCCGTCGGGTTGCTGCTGGTCGCACACTATCCGAGCTTGCATACCGATCTGCTCTCCTGGATATCTGCGCATTGA
- a CDS encoding transporter substrate-binding domain-containing protein: MKKGSRVIGKKNISLMLGVVCLLMSLVVAAPAQSEGILDRIEKTGKVNMGFREGSVPFGFMDENGQWVGFGVDLGQEIVNALSAHFGKEIELVRQPINPKTRIPLVVNGTVDIGIGSTTITLAREKVVDFSLPYFLTGTRIIVPKDSPIKDFPDLAGKRVGMGSGSTANIKGIDRAVASGLIQPACQKVLFEEHNKGFLALQQGKIHAYFTDASILAGMKAKARNPEDWKIVGRYLTYEPYGIILPENQGEWRDFVNETLIQTIKSGKFEEIYMKWFGPEGVVPLPMSDEYKTLLKALSYPD, from the coding sequence ATGAAAAAAGGATCGCGTGTCATTGGCAAGAAGAACATTTCACTGATGCTGGGAGTGGTTTGTCTGCTGATGTCGCTGGTGGTGGCAGCGCCGGCCCAAAGCGAAGGGATTCTCGACCGGATCGAAAAGACCGGCAAGGTCAACATGGGGTTTCGGGAAGGCTCCGTTCCCTTCGGTTTCATGGACGAAAACGGCCAATGGGTCGGCTTCGGCGTGGATCTGGGGCAGGAAATCGTCAACGCACTGAGTGCCCACTTCGGCAAGGAGATCGAACTGGTGAGGCAGCCCATCAATCCCAAAACCCGCATCCCCCTGGTGGTTAACGGAACTGTCGATATCGGTATCGGTTCGACGACCATTACCCTGGCCCGGGAAAAGGTAGTCGATTTCAGCCTGCCCTATTTTCTCACCGGCACCCGGATTATCGTCCCCAAAGACAGTCCCATCAAAGACTTTCCGGATCTGGCCGGCAAACGCGTCGGAATGGGCAGCGGCTCGACCGCCAATATCAAAGGCATCGACCGGGCCGTCGCCTCCGGGTTGATTCAGCCGGCGTGCCAGAAGGTGCTTTTCGAAGAGCACAACAAGGGCTTTCTGGCTCTTCAACAGGGCAAAATCCACGCCTATTTCACGGATGCCAGCATTCTGGCAGGCATGAAGGCCAAAGCCCGCAATCCCGAGGACTGGAAAATCGTCGGTCGGTATCTGACCTACGAGCCCTACGGCATCATTCTTCCGGAGAACCAGGGTGAATGGCGGGATTTCGTCAACGAAACGCTGATTCAAACCATCAAAAGCGGCAAGTTCGAAGAGATCTACATGAAGTGGTTCGGGCCGGAGGGTGTTGTGCCCCTGCCCATGAGCGACGAATACAAAACACTGCTCAAGGCCTTGAGTTATCCGGATTAA
- a CDS encoding DUF4198 domain-containing protein — MKKDAHRYILLLTAVLIVAICPAAYAHNIWLNPSNQFPEVGTTVDIGIGWGHKFPANRVDEEIKEGRVEAVRAIDPDGMAVDLSKVSTGLYRLKIDKPGAYLVTARIKPGFFTKTPKGRERGNKTTIPDAVKCTNYHIQGKTILIAGGSDKNLSQTAGQPLEIVPLTNFQRMKPGDALSVKLLFDGKPLPDVKVKATYAGFEAADTAPHKHEAKGQKGHGHHMHFPVETVTDAGGQADLKLEKSGYWMIVLSHRCPYSDTAVCDEFMHNVAFTFEVK, encoded by the coding sequence ATGAAGAAAGATGCTCATCGTTACATTCTATTGTTGACCGCCGTCCTGATAGTCGCCATCTGCCCTGCGGCTTACGCCCACAACATTTGGTTGAATCCTTCCAACCAGTTCCCCGAGGTCGGGACGACCGTCGATATCGGTATCGGCTGGGGTCACAAGTTTCCGGCTAACCGGGTTGATGAGGAAATCAAAGAAGGTCGGGTGGAAGCGGTTCGGGCGATCGATCCCGATGGCATGGCTGTCGATCTATCCAAAGTCTCGACCGGGCTGTATCGGCTGAAAATCGACAAACCTGGAGCCTACCTTGTCACCGCCCGGATTAAACCGGGTTTTTTCACGAAAACTCCGAAAGGCCGTGAACGGGGCAACAAGACGACGATTCCCGATGCCGTCAAGTGCACCAACTATCATATCCAGGGTAAAACCATCCTCATCGCCGGCGGCAGCGATAAAAATCTCAGCCAAACGGCCGGCCAACCCCTGGAAATCGTTCCGCTGACCAATTTCCAACGGATGAAACCGGGGGACGCGCTATCCGTCAAGTTGCTGTTTGACGGGAAACCCCTTCCCGATGTGAAGGTCAAAGCCACCTATGCCGGATTCGAAGCCGCGGACACTGCCCCGCATAAACATGAAGCCAAAGGGCAAAAGGGGCACGGCCACCACATGCATTTTCCCGTGGAAACCGTAACCGACGCCGGGGGGCAGGCCGATCTTAAACTGGAAAAGTCCGGCTACTGGATGATCGTGCTCTCCCATCGCTGCCCTTATTCGGACACGGCGGTTTGTGACGAGTTTATGCATAATGTGGCGTTTACCTTCGAAGTTAAGTAG
- a CDS encoding CooT family nickel-binding protein, whose protein sequence is MCEANAYMVKNGEETLLMESVDLVEPEPDGTFRLVGIFGDQINVKGKIKRMNLVDHRILFEE, encoded by the coding sequence ATGTGTGAAGCCAACGCCTATATGGTAAAAAACGGGGAAGAAACCCTGCTGATGGAATCCGTCGATCTGGTGGAGCCCGAACCGGACGGGACTTTCCGTCTGGTGGGTATTTTCGGAGACCAGATTAACGTCAAAGGGAAGATCAAACGGATGAATCTGGTGGACCATCGGATTTTGTTCGAGGAATAA
- a CDS encoding amino acid permease yields MKRELGPFSATALVIANMVGTGIFTTSGFIMAELGDPKALLLCWLCGGLFALCGALCYGELGARFPRAGGEYVFLKESLGKPVGFLSGWISLIVGFSAPIAAAAAAFATYLFQAFSIPAAKGIALSPFGIRVAVLSPLTLTAVGVIGLLSLLHYYSLRIGSRVQNGLTLFKIALVIVFIGAGFLLGDGSRDHFSATASIPWSAEKFAVALIFVSFAYSGWNASAYLGGEITAPQKNIPLSLLTGTVVVVVLYLLLNLVYLYALPPEAMQGVLEIGAKSAASLFGLKISRFFSGAVALGLLSVLSAMILTGPRIYYAMSKDRIFFDLFGKLDKNRQTPAASITLQAAIAMVMVVSASFETLLLYIGFTLSLFAMLTVIGLMRIRGFSSPVGDAYRTFAYPLTPLLFILGNLWIIFFSIKSRPVTALYGFGTIGLGALAYVFFDHLHRSKNRALSANEAIERKTTK; encoded by the coding sequence GTGAAAAGAGAATTAGGGCCGTTTTCGGCAACGGCCCTGGTGATCGCCAATATGGTCGGCACCGGCATTTTTACGACCTCCGGTTTTATCATGGCCGAACTCGGCGATCCCAAGGCCTTACTCCTGTGCTGGCTGTGCGGCGGTTTGTTCGCCCTCTGCGGTGCGCTTTGCTATGGAGAACTGGGGGCTCGGTTCCCCCGGGCCGGCGGCGAGTATGTCTTTTTAAAGGAGAGCCTGGGCAAACCAGTGGGATTCCTCTCCGGCTGGATATCCCTGATCGTCGGCTTTTCCGCTCCTATCGCCGCTGCGGCAGCGGCTTTCGCAACATACCTGTTCCAGGCGTTTTCCATTCCCGCGGCAAAAGGCATCGCCTTGTCGCCCTTCGGCATTCGGGTGGCGGTCCTGTCGCCCCTGACCTTGACCGCCGTCGGCGTAATTGGACTCCTCTCCCTTCTCCATTACTACAGCCTGCGCATCGGCAGCCGGGTGCAGAACGGACTGACCTTGTTCAAGATCGCGCTGGTCATTGTGTTCATCGGCGCCGGGTTCCTGCTGGGAGATGGCTCCAGAGACCATTTTTCCGCCACGGCATCGATTCCCTGGTCGGCAGAAAAATTCGCCGTTGCCCTGATTTTCGTCTCTTTCGCCTATAGCGGGTGGAATGCATCCGCTTATCTGGGGGGCGAAATCACCGCTCCGCAAAAAAATATCCCGCTATCCCTTCTCACCGGTACCGTCGTCGTGGTGGTCTTGTATCTGCTGCTCAACCTGGTTTACCTGTATGCCCTGCCGCCCGAAGCCATGCAGGGCGTTCTGGAAATCGGCGCCAAATCGGCGGCATCACTTTTCGGCCTGAAAATCAGCCGCTTTTTCAGCGGCGCGGTCGCCTTGGGGCTTTTGTCCGTCCTGAGCGCCATGATCCTGACCGGACCAAGAATTTACTATGCCATGTCAAAGGATCGCATCTTTTTCGATCTGTTCGGCAAACTGGACAAAAATCGTCAAACCCCGGCCGCATCCATTACGCTGCAGGCCGCCATTGCCATGGTAATGGTGGTCTCGGCCTCCTTCGAAACCCTCTTGCTGTACATCGGCTTCACACTCTCCCTGTTTGCCATGCTCACCGTCATCGGGTTAATGCGAATTCGCGGGTTCTCTTCCCCCGTCGGGGATGCCTACCGGACATTCGCCTACCCGCTGACACCGCTTTTATTTATTCTCGGCAATTTATGGATCATCTTTTTCTCCATCAAAAGCCGACCGGTTACCGCCCTTTACGGATTCGGCACCATCGGATTGGGGGCCTTGGCCTATGTCTTTTTCGATCACCTGCATCGATCGAAAAACCGTGCGCTTTCGGCAAATGAGGCAATTGAAAGGAAAACGACGAAATGA